gttcgatattttgatgagatgtatgttgtctctcctctagtggtgtcatgtgaacgtcgactacatgacacttcaccattgtttgggcctaggggaaggcattgggaagtaataagtagatgatgggttgctagagtgacagaagcttaaaccctagtttatgcgttgcttcgtaaggggctgacttggatccatatgtttcatgctatggttaggtttaccttaatactttttttgtagttgtggatgcttgcaataggggttaatcataagtaggatgcttaTCCAAGAaaaggcagtacccaagcaccggtccacccacttatcaaagtatcaaagtagcgaactcgaatcatatgagcgtgatgaaaactagcttgacgataattcccatgtgtcctcgggaatgttttcctttatataagagtttgtacaggattgtcctttgctacaaaaaggattgggccaccttgctgcaccttatttacttttattacttgttagccgtttcaaattaccttatcacaaaactatctgttaccgataatttcagtgcttgcagagaataccttactgaaaactgcttatcatttgcttctgctcctcgttgggttcgacactcttacttatcgaaaggactacgatagatcccctatacttgtgggtcataactaggacaatagtattcggacaccggaatggtttcgaagtgtttcggatatttatcggagtaccgaggggttaccggaagcccccggggaaagtaatgggccacatgtgccataaggggagagagagggcaacccacaaggggtggcgccccccatggggagtccaaattggaaaaggggtgggggcgcggcccccctttccttctccctctctctctctctccttccccctttccccctccgaaagaaggaagggggcgactaggactaggagtccgagtgggtttccccccacttggcgtgccccctaggGCCAGCCTcgtcccctctcctcctttatatacgggggtaggggggcagcCCAAAGCACAttaattgtttcttagccgtgtgcggtgcccccctccaccatttactcctccggtcatattgccgtagtgcttaggcgaagccctccgcggatcacatcaccatcacaatcaccatgccgtcgtgctgacgaaactctccctcgacactttgctggatcaagagttcgagggacgtcattgagctgaacgtgtgctgaactcgggggtgtcgtacgttcggtacttgatcggttggatcgcgaagacgttcgacccgcgttaaactaacgcttttgctttcggtctacgagggtatgtgaacacccccccccccttcgTTGATAtgcgcatctcctagatagatcttgcgtgatcgtaggaaatttttgaaattgcatactaAGTTCCCCAACACACACACCCAACATCATCCTTCACCGTGAACTACAAAAGTTACATCCAACATTAATCTGGTGGCATCCATCACCGTCCTCCCAAATAAATAAGATGCCAACACCATCGAGGATTTTAGACCAATTAGTATCATGTCGAGATTCATGAAAATCGTTTCAAAGAAGAGGAGCAAAATTGTCTTTAACAATACTCATCCACTTATTGACATTGACACATATCAATCGGCGTTTATCAAGGGTCGCTTACTCAAAAAAAACTTTCTTGGTTGTGACAGAACCACTTAACTTTCACCACAAACTTAAGATTTGCGAAAAAGTAGGAGTGATACTTCTTTCATTTATCGGTCTACTTTAGAATTAGGGAGGCATGTATGGTTAGTTAATCGATATGCGTAAGTGATGGTCTATGAGCTACGGATGGGCGCCCTGGATTTTAGGGGGGCCAGGGGGGCAGCCCCCTTGCCCCCCGTCAGGGCCAGGGCCGGCGGCCCCCTTGCCCCCCGTCAGGGGCGGCTCTGACCATCAATGAACCCCGTATGCACCTTATGCAAGAGAGCAACTAATCAACGAGTACTCCTTTGAGAGCCCCCACACGGGTCACTTTGGATGGGCTGGGAGTGCGCCACTTAGCGCACTCTCAACCGCCGCCACGTGCCGTGCTCTGAACGTTTCCTTAAAAATTGTACGTGTTTTTGGTTTATACATGATTTTCCTCTTTTTTGGCTTTTCGGTTTTCCCCCTGTTTTTCTTAGGTTTTGGACCAAAAAATAATTTCGGAATTTCTTTTTTTGTGCGAAAAATACGTctattttttccttccgcgagaggcatggattTACATCTAGTTGAAgtacggatttgcttccgcgagagtcacagTCGTGTTTctcgaaaaaaggaaaaacaatccttccgcgagaggcacatagTCATGCGTCTCGGAAAAGGAAAAACCGTGTTTCCTTTTCTAGCTtagcttccgcgagaggcactgatttacttctcgtggaggcttggatttgcttccgcgagaagcataGTCGTGCCTCTCTAACAAGGAAAAAAGAGCTTTTTTATTTACTCCAtccgcgagaggcacggatttacttctcgtggaggcatggATTTGATTCCACAAAAAGCACACTCGTGCCTCTCGAAAAAGGAAAAAATGTGAGAGGCATGAATTCACTTCTCGTGGAGGTATGCATTTGCTTCCGCGAGATGCTCAATAGTGCCTCTCGGAAAAATAAAATAACCGTTTTCTTTTTTTGTCCTTCCTCGGGAGGCAGAAATTTACTTCTCGTGGTGGCATGAATTTGCATCCGTGAGAGGCACAGTTGTTGTGCCTCTTCGAAAAGGAAAGAGCATGCACTCGGTccgggtttttttttgaaaaaaatattcgtCAAAACCTGTCAACATGGAATCTAGTTTGAATATCTCGATGTGAGAAATCCTGGTTTGAAATTTGGACgcacagtttaagagataaaatattttgaataaacaaatctaaaaaagaaaaaactctcaggttgcgacaaatgacgcacaccacttgtcacaacctgtGGATGGGGGAGTGACATTTGCAAAAAGTACTCCTATGTTAGTGATTCGCTTCTGCAAAATACCACCTGCTAACATCATCTGACAAGCAAAAACCACTTATTGTGCGGTGGAGCATCCTGAGGTGATTTACGGGATCGAGATGGATCCCTACAAGATGAATCTGCGTGTATTCATGGCGGACTTGGATAGAGGCCAATGGTCGGAATTGAAAGATTAAGGCCAGCAGGTCCTCTTTGTTGGCACAAATGGCTCCAGAGCGCTTGCAGTCGTTGTAGCAGGCTCGTCAAAGCAGTATCACCGAGATTTGGAGGAGGGAATCACGTGCTTCTTCTTGGCGACGACTGGGCATGGGCATGGGCACTGCCGCACGGAGGCACGCTGCCACCTTTGGCTACCCGTGAGGGTGCTCTGGCTGTTGAAAGCTCATCGAAAATGGCATTCCTATCTATTGTGTGTATTGCGGTTTGGGCTGCCCACTGCGATTGTGACGTGAGGCTGCTGGAGTCGTTGCTGAAGGCAAAAAACTTCTCCTGCGCTCCCGTCGCGCCCCCGAGGCGGCGGAGTGCCTCCACTCCNNNNNNNNNNNNNNNNNNNNNNNNNNNNNNNNNNNNNNNNNNNNNNNNNNNNNNNNNNNNNNNNNNNNNNNNNNNNNNNNNNNNNNNNNNNNNNNNNNNNNNNNNNNNNNNNNNNNNNNNNNNNNNNNNNNNNNNNNNNNNNNNNNNNNNNNNNNNNNNNNNNNNNNNNNNNNNNNNNNNNNNNNNNNNNNNNNNNNNNNNNNNNNNNNNNNNNNNNNNNNNNNNNNNNNNNNNNNNNNNNNNNNNNNNNNNNNNNNNNNNNNNNNNNNNNNNNNNNNNNNNNNNNNNNNNNNNNNNNNNNNNNNNNNNNNNNNNNNNNNNNNNNNNNNNNNNNNNNNNNNNNNNNNNNNNNNNNNNNNNNNNNNNNNNNNNNNNNNNNNNNNNNNNNNNNNNNNNNNNNNNNNNNNNNNNNNNNNNNNNNNNNNNNNNNNTCCTCGTCCTTCATCCCCTTCGCCAACGCCAATAAAGGCCCCCGCCGTAGCCCgggtggcgccggcggcggaggatgTCCCTTCCCCACGTGCTTGGAGGTGGAGTCGGGGCTCCCTCCTGCACGGCAGCGCCGTGGCGGTGCTGCTCGGCTGGCGGTGGTGTGGCTCGGTGGCGGGGTCCCGCAGGCCTCGAGTGCCCTTGACGCGGCTGTGTGGTTCGGCGGTGTGTATTGCATGATGAGCGGAAAAATTAGTCTACTTTCACATGGCGAAGgtcgttttatttatttatttattttgaaaaagAGAGCACCCTTGTGGAAGGTCATACTTTCAGTTCAATGATGTCTTCCAGGTCTGAATGGTTCTTCCCTTCTGAATAAAAAGCCAAAGATTCTACCAGATGGATTGATCGACAGACATTTCCTACGTACATGCACAGTTACTGAAATCGGTAGTACTTTTTCTTAGAAATACTATTATTTTTCATATTCCACATAATCTCCTTCCAATCGCTACGTAGTCATCCATGTAGTTGTACAGTCCTATAAAAGATGTCAATGAGCATGGATATTACACTTCTAATTTCTTTATTCGAAGTTTTGAGATTCACCTGCCACATAGGAGTTAAAAAGACGAGCCGGGAGAATTTTGATGGaattttcttttaagttttcaAGAGGGAGGGGGCGTAAAAAATTAGAATTCGAACCACGTGGCACAAGAGAAAAATGAAAGGACACCAGCATGTGTGTGCTGGGAAATAAAATGTGTAGGGTGTGGAACCAAGCTCCTCCAGAATGCATTCTGGGAGTTGTATCGGATGAGATTCATGTACACTCTTAAATAAGTACTACTAATAAGTTTGAGAATAAAAAAAAGTTTTTGAGACAATGCATGGTTCCCATCGTCACTGGCCCGACAATGCATGTAGCCGGAACGTACACGGACCGCTGGAGGACCCCGCGCCCGCGCTACGTACGCTCGCCGGCCGAGGTGAACGTTtcgtctatgtgtgtgtgtgtgtggttggcaCGCGCGGGCATGCATATATGCACATCTTTGTCGAAAAAAAATGCATATATGCACATGCAGCGGACAGCACCGTGTGTAGGTACGTGGTCGCTGTCGAGCCTTGAATTGCCAACCTAGCTAGCACGATTGGGCCCGTACGGTGGCCCCTGACGCTGCGTGTGGATAACTGTCTGGCATGGCATGCATGCGATGACGGTCTCCGTTTCAGCAAGCAACTGAGGAAGGCTGCAGCAAGGTCGGTGTGTCACAATCAGTCCAGCACACCACAGAGCACAGGCGCAAGTGTGGTGTGGAATTCCTTCagagacaaagaaaaagaaattgTTGCGCCAGCTGACGCTGCGTGGACCTTCGATAGTGCACGGGGGACGAGTGGGGCCGCCACACAAGATGGATCGTCTATGAGCCCCTTGTCGTACAAACATTGCTTGTCAAGTGGTATACACGATTAGTGTTGAACCACACTGTTAAATTATATCGACCTTGTGCGTGACCGCCAATAGGCCAAGAAAAATACCACTCCCGGCGAGGCCACTAGTGACGCTCAGAGATAGTTGCGCGTCACTCGTACCATATTATGCTACCATCCATCGTAAACCGCTTGGCGTTGTCATATGACTTATCGTGCTACCACTCATTGTGAACTGCTTTGAGACTTGGCATGCTCCTTTTAGGCGGTAGATTGGACGGAACACATGAAATCATAATTTAGCGTAATAAAAATATTGGAAATGATAATGCGGACCAGCATGTGCTTTTTTGGGTTGAAGCTTGCCCATCTAAAGTCCACAGTGCCGGCCAGACCATTGAACCGTGTTATTTGCTCACCATAGAGCAGCAAATAGGAAAAAGAACTACGCGGGTGTCTACAAGCGGTTAACACTAACTAGGAGTCACGGTTGCCCGTCAATGGTGTTGTCAAGTGGCATGGTTAACTTACCCCTCCACTTGAAGACCTATGCATGATCGGCGAATAGGTCAATTGCCTTCTTGTGAAAATGACACTTACTACAAGAAGTCGATACTCGGTTGGAGCAGTTGTGGGTCACTGGTACATTATGCTACCACTTCTTGTGAACAGCTTGACGTTATCAAGTCACTTGTCATGCCTCCACTCATTGTGAAATGCTTCGTTGTTATTGTGCGGCCTGTTGGGGTCCTTTCTACATTGGATTAGACAGAACACCCGAAAGCAAGGTTTCGTGTAATGAAAATATCAGAAAAGATAAAAACGAGGCAACATCTACCAGCAAAACGTATCTAGTGCAACCTAGATTCTGCCCTGTTCGGGCCCTAGCATATAAAGCAACACAAAATTTAACTGAAATACAGGTCTGTGAAGGTTAACTCCCACAAGCAGGAAAAACAAGCAGTAAGAGAAAGAAATACAGACAAGCAGTCGTGGTTGCCTATTAATGGTGTTGTCAACTTACCCCCTTCGCCTAGAGAGTTGGCCATTGGTGTTTCCTGCTGTAAGCTATGCCGAAGGGTTTTCCCGTCTCTCACAAACATGGTGGAATTTTTTATTCAGAAAATATGCATTGCCATGCATATCAATGATGCTATTAGTTCCCTTTTCAAGCACCAGAAATGGCTCGCGTCAAGGGGACTCTTTTTTGATTCATCTTCTGAATATTATTAAGGATATGCTAGTCGGCCTCGTAAACATTGGCGGACCTAGAGGGTGTGCCGGGTTTGCGGTGGCACACCCAGCATTTTGCAGATATTTTTCACTATATGTCATCTTTTTCTGATTTTGTTGGTTTTACAGTACTATAACTAATTCATCTGAAGCCGTACACGTATATTTAAATCTAGCAAACCATAGAAGCAGCTTGATTGATTTTTCTACTATCAGCACTACGTGTGTGTCCAGCCAAAGACTCCTATAGATACATGAGCCCGGAAGAAGCTAGCTAGATCAATTCCATCGATCAACTCAACGAAAACTCTAGGGGCGACTCGTGTAGATtgcaaacagaaaaaaaggaaaaaaattaggaTTCTTGAATCTACCACGTTATTTTTTGAGACAATTACGATCTACCACGGGATATTTCCAACATTTCTTCTTGCAAAAAGGATCAAATAAATTATAAAGATTCATCGGAAGTACAAAACACCTCgagcataataaaaattacatcgagttCCATGGACCACCGAATGACCAGACACCGCCAGAACGAGTCGCCGCTATCGCCGCTCCCTACCGGAGCCGGTCTGACCTTGTCAATGACAGCTGGGAAGTattcgtgcacgtgcccctaaggacaaGCGCCCCAGAGTCGCAGTCATCGCCGTTGAATCCTTTAATAGATCTGAAGAACCTAACACCAAATATCGCCGTTGCGTGCGCACGACAAGAAAACCTAACCTCGCCGCCCCGAGAAACTGGCAGGGATCTACACCAGAGCTCCGTCTAATCCGTCCCAACGGACAAACTTGAGGAGGGTCGTAGCCCAGAAGACTGACTCGATGAAGAAGCACCGCCATACGTCCAAACGCCGCCCCTGCGAGGACTAAAATCATGCCAATCTATTAGTGGGATTCGAGACACGAGAAATCCCCTCCCCTCCACCGGCTGCCGGAGCGGCCGGCGAAGGGGAGGAAAATCCACGGACTCGCCGGTGAAGATCGAAGGAAGGAACGCTTTCCCTAATCGCCTTGCGAGAGGGGAAAGAAATCTAGGTATATCAAGATTTGATATTTTCAACGTTGACCCATAAATTTTCTCCCGCATTCGTCCATGGACAAATCAGGATCAGTCCACGGACACAAATGCGGGAGCCAGCCATCCAAACCTAATCACCCGTCTCGACTGCTCGTCTGCGTTTTGGACATCGTCGCTCCCCGTTCTTCCCTCCTCTGGGCCGCTCGCATTGTCGCCCGGTCCCTTCCCCTCCTTTCTCCACCGGCCATCCGCCCCGAAATGATTGCCATTGACCAGATGGATGCATGGATCACCCGCATCAGTTGCCCTCTAGTCCGTGAAAATAGGACATTGCAGTCCATTTAAGCCCACATTCTTGTTTGTTTAATGACATAAAAACTATTTATCCTTTGAACAAAACAACCGTCACCATTTTGTTGTAATTGTTGGACACCTCTTGTTTTGTTGTACTTGCATAACTCAAGACAAATAGGATTGGTAATATTATGTCCATTTGGTTGAAAACATGAGTTCAAATAAAGAAGGTTGCAGCTGAAGGGCAAACCAAAGGTATTCTTGTGTCTCTTTCATAATTATTTGTATTGTAATTTTGCAAATTTGAAATTATTTACTGAAACGTAATATTTTGAgacttgattgagctatttgtgtTATTCTTTTGCCATATATCATATGACACTTAGATTAGGCAGATTTTTTTCAAATTGTGCACACCCTTCATTTTTTCCCTGGGTCCGCCACTGCTCGTAAATATATAGAGCTAATCAAGGAGGATGTTCAGGTCCAGGTTCATGAACATCGCGGATGATGCGTTATCTATACCTATGTATGACCTGGCTGATGACATTATACTTTTTATGGAACATGATTTGATGCGATGAAACTATTTTAAAACATGCTTTAATCTTCTTTGAACACCTTTCATGTCTTAAAAATAACTTTCGCAAGAGGGAACTGTTTGGCTTTTGCGTGATCTCATTTCCTTTCAAATACTATTGCATTCCAATCAGTAGTCGTAGACTACGACATAGCGAGATTAAAGACACACAGAAGTTCAAGATATCTCTTTGCAGTTGAAGATCCAAAAATGGGAGGCTGCCTAGCTAGTCCCCTATTTCATGATACCCTTACTAGAGATCCTTAATTGGGCGTGGAAATATTTAgacttttttcgataaagggcgattTTATTATCTGAAAtatagcatcaagcggatacaaagtattatgagtaacacccggcctctgcataactaggatgcacacggCCCAATATGAAGGTCTGACAAAAATTGATGAAAAAAAACCGACAAATCGGCAACAGTAGAgccctatagaccgacactatgcctatgtcgatggAGGTGGTGGATCGATCCGAAGGTTATGTTGCCACCCATGTTGGAAACAACCCTCCATAGCCACCTGCTTCAATCGCATACAGACCGCCTTGAACAGCGGTTGGTTCTCCGGTCGTTGTAACATAGACCACATACGTAGCAATTGCGTACACCGGAAAATAACCTGTAGAGGAGATGCATTTCTTCCATTAAAAACAAAATCATTtgtacatagccaaagcgaccaaattaaggcatacgctcccacccttattagcgttttgaacctatttgaaataccgtccaaccaatgacaaaaaatattggcaacagttgtgggcggatacaaatttgacgctatttggatgactgaccacgtagaacgtgcaaacttgcattggaaaaggatgtgtttgattgtctcgtcatgagtacaaaagcaacacttcttactcccttgTCAGTTGCGTCGTGCGAGATTGTCTTTGGTTAACACAACcccctacgaagataccacatgaaaattttcacttttagtggaatcttggaCTTCCAAATTTTCTTGTTAGACTTAGTTTGATGTAGATATTTCTCACAAAGTAACTAGCACCCAATGGCATACAATCCGGCGATATGTGATATTTTGTGTCATCTCAAGGACGAGGAAGGTCGACGGATTTAATACCAAGACCTTCAAAACAAAATCAACTATAAGATCTGCTGAGAGTAAAATACGCCCAATATGAGCTTGAAAGAAAACGGTTGACCAAATTGGTTGTATGCATCCGTAGATATAGAAACCTTTCTTTTTACGAATCAAAGTAGCTAGACACTGACGTACCTAGCGGGAAATAAGATGAATCTTCTTCATATATTAGCTGATCGATAGGTTATAGCCGGAGAGACAAGTCCACCTCGTGGCCGCGCTCCGAAGAGCTCCCGCCTTCATTGCCGCCTGAGGGGTCTTCCTGCTTCCGTACAGAATCAGCAACAGCCTTCCCAGCTTTCCTCACCGCAGACACCGAACATAAGACGTCCTGTGCCTGCATCACCGCCGCGACTGCGCGGTCCTGCCTGCGCCTGGCGGCGCGCTCATGCTTGTGCGTGTTCTGGTGGCCGCGGAGCGCCTGCGAACTGCGGAACTTGCGGTCACAGTAGACGCAGAGGAAGAAGCCGTCCGGTGTGCCAGGCGCCGGCACCATGGTGGTCAATGTGAGCTCTAGGCCGAGCTGTGCTCGCTCCTGGCTGGTCTATGGCCTTGTGTCGTATATGGTTTCTGTGTGCATGAGCTAAGCTAAGCCAAGCGCACATCCTGACGGCCTAATTGCACTTGGCACTGTTCTCCCGGGTGAGGTGAGGTCTAGACCAGGGAAACAAAGACGACGGCTTGACGCAGCTAGTTTTGTATACGGCCGGTATTAGGTCACAGAGATTCCGTGTACTCGGCTGATTGGCTTAGGGCATGTACCATGCCTGATCGGGGGGACTAGAAGCTTTGTACTAGGACTTATTAATTAGCATTCGTTTGGCACAAAGTAAGCACTCACCAAGATTCCGATGAAAACCCGTGTGTTAGGCTTAACGGAAACGAACGCCACATTGTCGCCAGCTTGCTCATCAGACTCTCTTTCCCTCGCCACGGCGGCTGAGCCATTCAGCCACCACATCGTCCATCCCGTCCCTGTCCTGCTTCCTCCAGGCTAGCCGCCGTTTAGCTTTACTTTTCATTAGCAAGGGGTAAACTACACACCATATGGCCTTTAGCTAGAACATCTACTTGCCACACCCTGTGCCATTTACACTACCAACTGCGTTTTGCTCGTAAAAtcgatttttttttttgcaacggCATTAGTATTTATACATCTGACCTTAGTGTTATCGTTTTTTATGTTGAGAAACAGGGTCATATTAGGCTTAATTTTTTTAGGGTCATTTTTGCCTTAACTTCAGGACTCAAATTTTGGGTTTTCCCCCTTGTGTTGTTGCGACATGCTTTCTAGAAACCAACCGTGTGTGAGCAGGCAATGAGTATAACCATGTGAAGTGATGTTATGCCGCGAGTTGCTGCAGGAATTGAGATATCaggaattttaaaaaaaatatttttagtcCATCAGCTCGAACAGCTGGATTGAAACCCAATGGTCGTGGCTTCTTCCTGCAGACAAACTACACCCTTGTCCTAGTCCCCTGGCTCTCCCCCGCCAATGACACCACGGTGAGCTGTGTTGTCCCCGCCTCCAGTGATGGCCTAGCGAGTCATGGACGATGATGCCATGGAAAGCTACATCATCCTTTTCTTGAGCCCGGGCGCTATCTAATCTTGGTGACATCACACGACCGCGCTTCGCCACCCGTGACACCTGCAACCCACTCCAATTTTCTGTAACacaatatgttactgtaacatagcgctttccgagAAAGGATGAGTATACAaggtaataaatgaagccatctatgatattactactatgttactttgcactatgaaggtagtaacttagactagtatcatatgtatggcactagtataagttactccccactatgaccagcctcatgaGAATTAGCCTGAGAATTAAGGTGGCAATAATAACAAAAATTGACGGTTGTTTTGTTCGGTGTTATTTGGCTATTTCTATGGATGAAATTATTCTTTGTCGAGAATGAGGCGCAAGAGATGCATGGCAACTTCTACTCTTGGATTATCTTATTTTAATTATGCGTCCTACTACTCTATTTTCAACACCAAATTTTTGTGATGTTCTTATTCTAGATTCCTAATGGGTAGGAAACTTTAAATTTATATAGATCTTGATTTTGTTTAGAATATAGTCAGCATAACAATCATATATACAAGCTGGCCGGAGAAATTGGGGATTTTGTGTTATCCCAAGGAGCAGCAAGGTCTAGAGATTTAATTCCAATACTTAAAAATAATTAGTACTAAGAGCCGATGAATTCAAAGCATGCCCAACATGAGCTTTTTTTCATAGTATATATACCCAACTGGATATTGGAACAAAGAGTTCACGCCAAATAGCCGGACTATGATGTACGGAGTACGTACCTAGCACTGGAAATAAGGGGTGTGGAGCAAGGATTTTAGCAGAGATCATTAGGCCGACCTGTTACAGACGGAGAGACAAGTCCAGCTCGGGGTCGCTCTCCCGGCAGCTGCTGCCGTCCTTGTGCGCCATGACACCACCAGCAGGCTCCTCCGGCATTCGAGCAGCAGCCTTCCTGGCAGGGGAGGGGCGCATCGCGGCGGCGGCATCCCGGCGTCGCTTAGCGACGGCGCGCTCTTGCTTGTGCGCGTTTTGGTGGCTGCCGAGTGCCTGCGAGGTGCGGAACCTGCGGTAGCAGTAGACGCAGAGGAAAAAGCCTGCCTCCGCCGGCACCACACCCACGTCGGCGGCCAGGGTGAGCTCGAGGCTAAGCTCGGCCTGCGCGCTGCTCGCTTGCTCCATTGTGCTTGCTCCTGGTGGTTGTGTGTCGTATTCGCATATGGCTGTGTGTGTGAATGTGAGCTGAGCTAGCTAGCCTAAAATCTTGGAAGCACAAATCGGGTGTGGTGCTAATTGCGCTTGGCACTGTTCTCGGCGATGAGGTCCAGGGCGGCGACGTATGGCCCGCCCGCGGTATCAGCTGCTCAGCTTGTACCCGTCTGATTGGGGTAGGCCGTCACTGATGTACCCTTGTTGCAGTATACTGTCCGGTCCTCTTTCATAGTTTCGAATTTTGAAGCAACTGGCTAGAGCTTGAAGTAAATATGGTATCCGAATAAAAAAGTCTTGATTTTAGAACCCTACCAATGCAGTATTAAAATAAAAAGATTTTGCAGCCTACATCAATCCCACATCTAAGAACTAAAACTACCTAGAAGTGAGGTGATTGTTGAAATACATTGTCCGCCTTTTTTCATCAGTTCAGACTGATGAATGAGCTGGTTATGTGTATAAATTTACAAACAAGATGTTCAGGGTTCAAGACCCAGTAAAT
The sequence above is drawn from the Triticum aestivum cultivar Chinese Spring chromosome 7A, IWGSC CS RefSeq v2.1, whole genome shotgun sequence genome and encodes:
- the LOC123153887 gene encoding uncharacterized protein, yielding MWWLNGSAAVARERESDEQAGDNVAFVSVKPNTRVFIGILTSQERAQLGLELTLTTMVPAPGTPDGFFLCVYCDRKFRSSQALRGHQNTHKHERAARRRQDRAVAAVMQAQDVLCSVSAVRKAGKAVADSVRKQEDPSGGNEGGSSSERGHEVDLSLRL
- the LOC123148960 gene encoding zinc finger protein 7-like, which codes for MEQASSAQAELSLELTLAADVGVVPAEAGFFLCVYCYRRFRTSQALGSHQNAHKQERAVAKRRRDAAAAMRPSPARKAAARMPEEPAGGVMAHKDGSSCRESDPELDLSLRL